From a single Bradyrhizobium sediminis genomic region:
- a CDS encoding TIR domain-containing protein: MPPRRPTTPPPQAPVLNAAQVRRRIERLKQCLADVEAFKPEQVQKRFNIPEVMTIEAGIRDALAVAFGHNTPRYKNFEDAASLDNGPVTMRMEPAFGRGGPIDYDARDAHEARQYLAEGKQRSIKILQGAIRALETDLGDLDDDSQGSGLGAPSPSMVTAARKVFIVHGHDEGVREAVARFLEKIGFEAVILHEKANQGRTVIEKVEAHSDVGFAVILLTPDDEGCVKGGTPAPRVRQNVLLELGYFIGKLGRPRVCTLKVGDPEIPSDWRGVIDESFDRGGGWRQTLSRELEAAGYEIDWNKVMRG, translated from the coding sequence TTGCCCCCTCGCCGGCCGACCACCCCGCCGCCCCAGGCTCCCGTTCTGAACGCGGCGCAGGTCCGCCGCCGCATCGAGCGACTGAAGCAATGCCTCGCTGATGTGGAAGCGTTCAAGCCGGAGCAAGTGCAGAAGCGCTTCAACATCCCTGAGGTGATGACCATCGAAGCGGGCATACGGGACGCGCTGGCAGTCGCCTTTGGCCACAACACGCCGCGGTACAAGAACTTTGAAGATGCGGCCAGCCTGGACAATGGTCCGGTCACGATGCGCATGGAGCCGGCTTTTGGCCGTGGTGGGCCGATCGATTATGACGCGAGAGACGCGCACGAAGCCCGCCAGTACCTTGCCGAAGGCAAGCAGCGTTCGATCAAGATATTGCAGGGAGCCATTAGGGCGCTGGAGACCGACCTGGGGGACCTTGACGATGACAGCCAGGGTTCAGGGCTGGGCGCACCGTCTCCATCCATGGTGACTGCTGCGCGCAAGGTGTTCATTGTCCATGGCCATGACGAAGGCGTGCGCGAAGCTGTTGCGAGGTTCTTGGAGAAGATCGGATTTGAGGCCGTCATCCTGCATGAAAAGGCCAACCAGGGCCGAACCGTCATCGAGAAGGTGGAAGCCCACAGTGATGTAGGCTTCGCGGTCATCCTGCTGACCCCCGATGACGAAGGCTGCGTGAAGGGCGGAACGCCGGCACCGCGCGTGAGGCAAAACGTGCTCCTGGAGCTGGGTTACTTCATAGGCAAGCTGGGACGCCCGCGCGTTTGCACGTTGAAGGTCGGCGACCCCGAAATTCCTTCTGACTGGCGTGGCGTCATCGACGAGTCTTTCGACAGGGGCGGTGGCTGGCGGCAGACGTTGTCGAGGGAGCTGGAGGCAGCCGGCTACGAGATTGACTGGAACAAGGTTATGCGCGGTTGA
- a CDS encoding CHAT domain-containing protein encodes MKADKTARFIRSGPPSLLSVLTAMLLCSTLQLILVSRAFSQPAPDLESRKQAAYQKFHRGQVREAGREIAGLVKETADQNAKALLLRDLTEICSTAFEVECAIESEVAAYEIVKTDEKLKPLFPELYAYLLRAQFFGNNDPQSRKSLFPNNKVPFNPAASPYPAVMANLTAVNHFLLLNEHQLAEKAYSTAIMGLLLIDPKDKYSICKALAEFLESLISQQDIVSAQALARLIDPYMSANLNHEGPVFAGYVHIMTQLVAMTTRSRQVAGFLEEAIRLNDRLDINEGIKLYRTSTSNSLASLSLLFEGATDEAAALHARHPLQAQRDAIIARDHFETLQEFYFGLSELLISSSKDPSRMAPWKLHFAAIPAAWQLSGYVAENIESYRHFALGLIALPTSRAEAAALIQTAARERIEVFEGFLTRRFEGFQLPTLIDALVIQTALTSLVDFPPPDAADLALRGSEMLSRTLRHQTSDFAVLIGAQKTERARDTVRSYYILQQQKRQWELDQIKNLMAGSKKEAGYLITTYAGLTETIVRLEDALTKDADYAKAIGYPMAAQIQTVLEPNEVFLTFFPTLKGMGRLCISRTTTLFSVSDVEPQVAILDAKLVRLALTQERAADETLDSQYPVQSAVRLRDLLFKGLESCAQPGSLVNAAPPEELSGIPLSALLEEAPPRRGDGYDLLAARWLGKTYRLASSISARHFLGTRTSISHQHAPLPYLGIGNPSLSMVTQQASLTRSGNTDASLRGALSELGSLPETADEITNVGQLMHAAKGDVLLGTDASEENFRTKDLGKYDIIHFATHGLLRNDIPGLNEASLVLTPKDLSDSFDDGLLTAPEITRLPLDARLVVLSACNTARMDTSAANIGITDLAAAFSVSGSPTLLASLWTVETNAAHDLMLAFFTTWNEQHHKSASAALAGGVERYLARADRAHHHPRFWAPFIVFGYGASLPDDGVNSTNATFDYAPFGNDEVGELFDAKPLAGRLILSAMGGWDGSSMASIIRDAGHDGAGFPAASHDIAAGPLFIDQSQIYALGYKTSPHPYPVVRRLAPDGSKVWERAWPDLEDNSPAGAVKIGNDIVMLSGSIYSQQTDERVAYLTRFDVDGHEIARKEIKVGKSAFIVGRSTLLSKLGPDPVLVVNLRQFGNFGANEALFGLPTLCDGPRQTVLYLLDSSTFEIKKTLTIPDFQAFGVDGGDSQLKIGGQTRGACEAGGKGLLLQVGRQFTSSALWKDDDPFPSNVQSVASEQGETYFAVKRQRPIGVRRLGATTAETGSKRWGDSGDELLEFSIFKIELNGGAVPSYNSAFGLSAFAQGLVFDRGKPVIYGSLGGRPALSTRQ; translated from the coding sequence ATGAAGGCAGACAAGACGGCGCGTTTCATACGATCGGGCCCCCCGTCCCTCTTGTCTGTGCTGACAGCGATGCTGCTTTGCTCAACCCTGCAGCTCATTCTCGTTTCACGTGCATTTTCACAGCCCGCGCCGGATTTGGAAAGCCGAAAACAGGCTGCGTACCAGAAATTTCATCGCGGCCAGGTCCGCGAAGCCGGGCGCGAGATCGCCGGGCTTGTCAAGGAGACGGCCGATCAGAATGCCAAAGCGCTTCTGCTGCGCGACCTGACCGAGATATGTTCGACGGCCTTCGAAGTCGAGTGCGCGATCGAATCCGAGGTTGCGGCCTATGAGATCGTCAAAACGGACGAGAAGCTCAAACCGCTCTTCCCGGAACTCTATGCCTACCTGCTTCGCGCGCAGTTCTTCGGAAACAACGATCCGCAATCTCGCAAGAGCCTCTTTCCGAACAACAAAGTACCATTCAATCCCGCGGCGTCTCCGTATCCGGCGGTGATGGCCAATCTTACGGCCGTGAACCACTTCCTGCTCTTGAACGAACATCAGTTGGCTGAGAAAGCCTACTCCACTGCGATCATGGGTCTCTTACTCATCGACCCCAAGGACAAATACAGCATCTGCAAGGCGCTAGCCGAATTTCTGGAGTCGCTGATTTCACAACAGGACATTGTTAGCGCCCAAGCGCTCGCACGCCTGATCGATCCCTACATGTCAGCCAATCTCAATCACGAAGGTCCGGTGTTTGCGGGTTACGTACACATCATGACTCAGCTGGTCGCGATGACAACCCGGTCCAGGCAGGTCGCCGGATTTCTCGAGGAGGCGATCCGGCTCAACGATCGTCTGGACATAAATGAAGGCATAAAGCTCTACCGGACCTCGACAAGCAATAGCCTTGCATCGCTCTCGCTTCTCTTCGAAGGTGCCACTGATGAAGCTGCTGCCCTCCATGCGCGTCATCCCTTGCAAGCGCAGCGCGACGCAATTATCGCACGTGATCATTTCGAGACGCTGCAAGAGTTTTACTTTGGACTCTCTGAGTTACTCATTTCGAGTTCCAAAGATCCATCGCGCATGGCGCCCTGGAAGTTGCACTTCGCGGCGATCCCTGCCGCCTGGCAGCTATCGGGATACGTCGCCGAGAATATTGAATCTTACCGTCATTTCGCACTCGGATTGATAGCTCTTCCAACTTCACGAGCGGAAGCCGCTGCATTGATTCAAACGGCGGCGCGGGAGCGGATTGAGGTCTTTGAAGGATTTCTGACGCGCCGCTTTGAAGGGTTTCAGCTGCCGACCTTGATCGACGCCCTTGTTATTCAGACGGCTCTGACGTCCCTTGTGGACTTCCCGCCGCCTGATGCCGCCGACCTGGCGCTTAGGGGCAGCGAAATGCTTTCCCGTACGCTTCGGCATCAGACCAGCGATTTTGCGGTCCTGATCGGCGCCCAAAAGACCGAACGCGCGCGCGACACCGTACGCTCCTATTATATCTTGCAGCAACAAAAGCGGCAGTGGGAGCTTGATCAGATCAAGAACCTCATGGCTGGCAGCAAGAAGGAAGCTGGATATCTCATTACGACTTACGCAGGCCTTACCGAGACCATTGTTCGGCTGGAAGACGCACTCACGAAAGATGCGGATTACGCCAAGGCGATCGGGTATCCGATGGCTGCACAAATTCAAACGGTGCTCGAACCCAACGAGGTCTTTCTCACTTTCTTTCCCACGCTCAAGGGTATGGGTCGTCTTTGCATCTCGAGGACGACAACGCTGTTTTCAGTGTCCGATGTCGAACCGCAAGTGGCGATCCTTGACGCCAAGCTGGTGCGATTGGCGCTGACGCAGGAGCGTGCGGCTGATGAGACGCTTGATAGCCAGTATCCGGTCCAATCGGCTGTTCGCCTCAGGGATCTTCTCTTCAAAGGTCTCGAATCCTGCGCGCAGCCTGGCTCGCTGGTCAATGCAGCGCCACCTGAGGAACTGTCGGGCATTCCGCTCTCGGCCCTGCTCGAAGAAGCGCCGCCCCGGCGGGGCGACGGATACGATCTGCTCGCGGCCCGCTGGCTTGGCAAGACATACAGGCTCGCGAGTTCGATCTCGGCACGTCATTTTCTTGGCACGCGCACGTCGATCTCGCACCAGCACGCGCCGCTGCCTTATCTCGGCATCGGCAATCCCTCCCTTTCCATGGTCACTCAACAGGCCAGTCTGACGCGCAGTGGCAATACCGACGCCTCCCTGCGCGGCGCCTTGAGCGAACTGGGATCGCTGCCGGAGACGGCGGACGAAATCACCAACGTCGGGCAACTTATGCATGCCGCAAAAGGCGATGTACTGCTGGGTACAGATGCGTCTGAGGAGAACTTCCGCACCAAGGATCTCGGCAAGTACGACATCATCCATTTCGCAACCCACGGGCTGCTGCGCAACGACATACCCGGCTTGAACGAGGCGTCGCTGGTTCTCACGCCCAAGGACTTGTCCGACAGTTTCGACGATGGATTGCTGACGGCGCCGGAGATCACCCGGCTTCCGCTTGATGCGCGCCTTGTCGTTCTTTCGGCCTGCAATACGGCGCGGATGGATACATCGGCCGCAAATATCGGCATCACCGATCTTGCGGCCGCCTTCTCGGTTTCCGGATCGCCGACCTTGCTAGCATCGCTTTGGACCGTGGAAACCAACGCCGCACATGATCTGATGCTGGCATTTTTCACAACCTGGAACGAACAGCACCACAAGAGCGCCTCGGCGGCTCTGGCGGGAGGTGTTGAACGCTATCTCGCCCGAGCCGACAGGGCTCATCACCATCCGCGCTTCTGGGCGCCTTTCATTGTCTTTGGCTATGGAGCTAGCTTGCCCGACGATGGCGTGAATTCAACGAACGCTACGTTTGATTATGCACCCTTTGGCAACGACGAGGTCGGAGAACTCTTCGATGCCAAACCTCTCGCGGGCCGCCTGATACTATCGGCGATGGGCGGTTGGGACGGAAGCTCGATGGCCAGCATCATCAGGGATGCGGGGCACGATGGCGCCGGCTTTCCGGCCGCGTCTCACGACATTGCCGCCGGCCCTCTCTTCATCGATCAATCGCAGATATATGCGCTTGGTTACAAGACGTCACCCCACCCCTACCCGGTTGTCCGGCGGCTCGCGCCGGATGGCTCCAAGGTCTGGGAAAGGGCTTGGCCGGATCTCGAGGACAACTCGCCAGCGGGTGCGGTAAAGATTGGCAATGACATCGTCATGTTGTCAGGCTCGATTTATTCGCAGCAAACCGACGAACGCGTGGCATATCTGACCCGGTTCGACGTGGATGGTCATGAGATCGCGCGCAAAGAGATCAAGGTCGGAAAGTCCGCGTTTATCGTGGGCCGATCGACGTTGCTCTCAAAGCTCGGTCCCGATCCCGTGCTCGTCGTCAACTTGCGGCAATTTGGCAATTTTGGTGCAAACGAAGCTCTCTTCGGTCTGCCGACCCTCTGCGACGGGCCGCGCCAAACGGTACTCTATCTGTTGGACAGCTCAACTTTCGAAATCAAGAAGACCCTTACAATCCCCGACTTTCAGGCTTTTGGTGTCGATGGCGGCGACAGTCAGCTCAAGATCGGCGGCCAGACGCGCGGAGCCTGCGAGGCTGGCGGCAAGGGACTTCTCCTCCAGGTGGGCCGGCAATTTACATCATCGGCGCTGTGGAAGGATGATGATCCGTTTCCGTCTAACGTCCAGTCTGTAGCGAGTGAGCAGGGCGAGACATATTTCGCCGTGAAGCGGCAGCGTCCGATTGGCGTGCGGCGCCTCGGCGCCACAACAGCAGAGACGGGCTCGAAGCGATGGGGCGATAGCGGCGACGAGCTTCTCGAGTTTTCAATCTTCAAGATCGAACTGAACGGTGGGGCCGTACCTTCCTACAATTCCGCCTTCGGTCTGAGTGCCTTTGCCCAGGGACTTGTGTTCGACCGGGGCAAGCCGGTTATCTATGGCAGTCTCGGCGGCAGGCCGGCCCTTTCAACGCGACAATAA
- a CDS encoding helix-turn-helix domain-containing protein: MPEAKEPPAAKLTFGKHLARLRDAAHLTLRQVEEASGKEVSNAYLSQLENDKITKPSPNVLHVLARIYSTSYEDLMERAGYFPAASTGSRQARVATFAVENLTPDEEKALIEYLAFIRKQHRT, encoded by the coding sequence ATGCCGGAAGCCAAAGAGCCGCCCGCGGCGAAACTGACCTTTGGCAAACATCTCGCTCGCCTGCGGGATGCCGCGCACCTCACCCTGCGTCAAGTCGAGGAAGCGTCTGGCAAGGAGGTTTCAAATGCCTATTTAAGTCAACTTGAGAATGATAAGATCACCAAACCCTCGCCGAACGTGCTTCACGTTTTGGCGCGCATTTACAGTACGTCTTACGAAGACCTCATGGAGCGAGCCGGTTACTTTCCCGCGGCATCAACCGGATCGCGGCAAGCACGCGTTGCGACCTTCGCGGTGGAGAATCTGACGCCGGACGAAGAAAAAGCATTGATCGAATACCTGGCGTTCATAAGGAAACAACACCGCACGTGA
- a CDS encoding thermonuclease family protein gives MGESGRGMKCFTLIFAAIFFSTLRVQAELISVDAITVVDGDTIEVGGHRYRLVGYDTPEIKTRRRKVTPDERALAIVAKKRFTELLHNGPLDLAEVVCSCPTKTIGTKKCNYGRKCGRLTLNGKNIGEMLIAEELAEPFVCGETSCPEMPDWPKIIERQFSAQRPQ, from the coding sequence GTGGGCGAATCGGGGCGGGGCATGAAGTGTTTCACGCTGATCTTTGCAGCTATTTTCTTCTCGACGCTGCGCGTCCAGGCGGAGCTCATCAGCGTCGATGCCATCACCGTTGTGGATGGCGACACCATCGAGGTCGGGGGACATCGCTATCGGTTGGTTGGGTATGACACCCCGGAAATAAAGACGCGCCGCCGTAAGGTGACCCCAGACGAGAGGGCACTGGCCATCGTCGCAAAGAAGCGCTTCACCGAACTGCTGCACAACGGTCCGCTCGATTTGGCGGAGGTGGTTTGCTCGTGCCCGACAAAGACCATCGGGACCAAGAAGTGCAACTATGGCAGGAAGTGTGGCCGGCTGACGCTCAACGGCAAGAACATAGGTGAGATGCTAATCGCCGAAGAACTCGCCGAGCCGTTTGTCTGCGGAGAAACGAGTTGTCCCGAAATGCCTGATTGGCCAAAGATCATCGAAAGGCAATTTTCCGCGCAGAGGCCACAATGA
- a CDS encoding DUF6527 family protein, translating to MTFNVLQPRYVDFIPKELEDGVLYISQRFLTASHRCACGCGTKIVTPFRNAEYSLVVNGDRVSLSPSIGNWNHPCQSHYWVKDNAVMWAGAMSKEQILAGRAQDNAFREAYFDAVAWPWYRRFGSMIRAWLNAILKSLGLR from the coding sequence GTGACGTTCAACGTGCTGCAGCCCCGTTACGTCGACTTCATTCCCAAGGAACTTGAAGACGGCGTCCTGTACATCTCCCAGCGATTCCTAACCGCAAGTCATCGCTGCGCGTGTGGTTGCGGCACCAAAATTGTCACGCCGTTCCGCAACGCCGAATACAGCCTGGTGGTGAACGGCGATCGGGTGTCTCTCTCGCCGTCCATCGGCAACTGGAATCATCCCTGTCAGTCGCACTACTGGGTTAAAGACAACGCGGTGATGTGGGCAGGCGCCATGAGCAAGGAGCAAATCCTTGCCGGCCGCGCGCAAGATAACGCATTCCGCGAAGCGTATTTCGACGCGGTTGCGTGGCCGTGGTATCGCCGATTTGGCAGCATGATAAGAGCCTGGCTTAACGCGATCTTAAAATCGCTTGGCCTTCGGTGA
- a CDS encoding ThiF family adenylyltransferase encodes MSVTPINLNQSPDLAKLEAEGFRLKLVQGTAYHLLIQGVPAVTSKREVVLGTLYCPLEIDPRGKAVNPVANHQCWWIGEPPCDPTGRVMAEMISNPSPEDKGDGIKTTVGFSRKRADKTNYADYHEKIWAYIRLIWHEAQVLEKSCDPRSDKPVPAVVEAQQRVFRYPDMATTRAGIGAATAKLLANRVAIIGLGGSGSYILDLLAKTPIDELHLFDGDDFQLHNAFRAPGAPRADEIENPPKKVDWFFGIYDRMRTGIFRHPYHVRAEQLPELAGFDFVFVAIDDAEARKVILQGLVAMKVPFIDVGIDVAVDEKGFLRGICRFTVAAPEQHQHLEEVVSFGAAQENDIYRNIQVADLNMANAALAVTKWKKLRGFYADDCREHHSLYTISTHGLTKEDRT; translated from the coding sequence ATGTCCGTAACACCGATAAATCTTAATCAGAGCCCGGACTTGGCGAAACTTGAGGCGGAAGGGTTCCGCCTCAAGCTCGTGCAGGGCACGGCCTACCATCTGCTGATCCAAGGCGTTCCGGCCGTTACGTCCAAGCGGGAGGTGGTGCTCGGCACGCTCTATTGCCCGCTTGAGATCGACCCCCGCGGCAAGGCCGTCAATCCTGTCGCAAACCATCAGTGCTGGTGGATTGGGGAGCCGCCGTGCGATCCGACCGGCCGCGTCATGGCCGAGATGATCTCGAATCCGTCGCCGGAAGATAAGGGCGACGGCATCAAAACGACCGTCGGCTTTTCGAGGAAGCGCGCCGACAAGACCAACTATGCCGACTATCACGAGAAGATCTGGGCTTATATCAGGTTGATTTGGCACGAAGCCCAAGTTCTCGAAAAAAGCTGCGATCCGCGTAGCGACAAGCCGGTACCGGCCGTTGTCGAAGCGCAGCAACGCGTCTTCCGTTACCCTGATATGGCAACCACGCGCGCTGGTATCGGTGCGGCGACGGCGAAGCTGTTGGCAAATCGCGTCGCGATCATCGGGCTCGGCGGCTCCGGCTCCTACATCCTCGATTTGCTGGCGAAAACGCCGATCGATGAGCTACACCTGTTCGATGGAGACGATTTCCAGCTTCATAACGCGTTCCGGGCGCCGGGCGCCCCGCGGGCCGACGAGATCGAAAATCCCCCCAAGAAGGTTGATTGGTTCTTCGGCATCTATGACCGCATGCGGACCGGGATTTTCCGTCACCCTTACCACGTACGGGCCGAGCAGTTGCCGGAGCTCGCCGGCTTCGACTTCGTCTTCGTCGCCATTGACGATGCCGAGGCGCGCAAGGTCATTTTGCAGGGCCTCGTGGCGATGAAGGTGCCGTTCATCGATGTCGGCATCGACGTGGCGGTCGACGAGAAAGGCTTCCTACGCGGCATTTGCCGTTTCACCGTTGCAGCGCCCGAGCAACATCAGCATCTTGAGGAGGTGGTATCTTTCGGGGCGGCGCAGGAAAATGACATCTACCGGAACATCCAGGTTGCCGACTTAAACATGGCGAACGCGGCCTTGGCGGTGACGAAGTGGAAGAAGCTGAGGGGCTTCTATGCGGACGATTGTCGCGAACACCATTCGCTATACACCATCAGCACCCACGGACTAACCAAAGAGGATCGGACGTGA
- a CDS encoding multiubiquitin domain-containing protein, producing the protein MSEDHHDHEVRIHIDREPYKSPNPTTGEALYKLAEMGPHKELFREAEGDHEDQLIPRDGTEVHLHKDEHFYSQKTVTIFVNGTQDAWPHRKISYDQVVKLAFPHGPFGGDIRYSVSWTKPDGQEGSLRPGHKVVVVEEMIFDVRNTDKS; encoded by the coding sequence ATGTCTGAAGACCACCACGACCACGAAGTTCGCATCCACATCGATCGCGAGCCCTACAAATCGCCCAATCCCACCACCGGCGAGGCGCTCTATAAGCTGGCCGAGATGGGTCCGCATAAGGAGCTGTTCCGCGAAGCCGAAGGCGACCACGAAGACCAGTTGATTCCCCGCGATGGCACCGAGGTGCACCTTCACAAGGACGAGCACTTCTACTCCCAGAAAACGGTGACGATCTTCGTCAACGGCACGCAGGATGCATGGCCGCATCGCAAGATTTCTTACGATCAGGTGGTGAAGCTGGCGTTCCCGCATGGACCGTTCGGCGGCGACATCCGCTACAGCGTGTCGTGGACCAAGCCCGACGGGCAAGAGGGGTCGCTGCGGCCCGGCCACAAGGTGGTTGTTGTTGAGGAGATGATCTTCGATGTCCGTAACACCGATAAATCTTAA
- a CDS encoding ImmA/IrrE family metallo-endopeptidase, whose amino-acid sequence MTRPDDAFLTPEQLLNVQRHADRLLRDAAAHGVFPTPVKTIMEAAKLTVVDDEILNATFLERFIKSAKASVATIKSALSKVLGLFEANDRLVIIDKDTPTPRIPFVKLHEAGHGTMPHQSKVYSLIHDCEKTLDPEITDLFEREANVFASEALFQGELFAQHANDHAFGIKAGMALAKQFGGSNYATFRRYVTSNPSACCLVVLEPELTYDHAGFRAYIRRVIVSRTFHRMYDAAGFGTAIISGHALASLVPRGAKQRMVAKRDFSLVDRNGDTRICTGEAFKTRHQILVLILDERPKTTMVVLPGES is encoded by the coding sequence GTGACCCGACCTGATGATGCATTCTTAACGCCGGAACAGCTGCTCAATGTGCAGCGTCATGCCGACCGCCTGCTGCGCGACGCTGCAGCTCATGGCGTATTTCCGACGCCGGTTAAGACCATCATGGAAGCGGCCAAGCTTACGGTCGTCGATGATGAAATCCTGAATGCTACTTTTCTCGAGCGCTTCATAAAATCAGCCAAGGCGAGCGTCGCCACGATCAAATCGGCGTTGAGTAAGGTGCTCGGCTTGTTCGAAGCCAACGATCGGCTGGTGATCATCGACAAGGACACCCCTACCCCGCGTATCCCGTTCGTTAAGCTGCACGAGGCTGGGCATGGAACGATGCCCCATCAAAGCAAAGTGTATTCCCTCATCCACGATTGTGAGAAAACGCTCGATCCCGAGATCACCGATCTCTTCGAGCGCGAGGCCAACGTGTTTGCGTCGGAAGCCCTGTTTCAGGGCGAGTTGTTCGCACAACACGCGAATGACCACGCGTTTGGCATCAAGGCCGGCATGGCCCTTGCCAAGCAGTTCGGCGGCTCTAACTACGCAACGTTCCGCCGCTACGTCACCAGTAACCCAAGCGCCTGCTGCCTCGTGGTGCTCGAACCGGAGCTCACCTACGATCATGCCGGCTTTCGGGCCTATATCCGGCGGGTCATCGTCTCAAGAACCTTTCACCGCATGTACGACGCTGCCGGTTTTGGCACCGCCATCATATCGGGCCATGCGCTGGCATCGCTGGTACCGCGCGGCGCGAAACAGCGGATGGTGGCAAAGCGCGACTTCAGTCTGGTCGATCGCAACGGCGACACCCGGATCTGCACCGGCGAAGCATTTAAGACCCGCCACCAAATTCTTGTTCTCATCCTAGACGAGCGTCCGAAGACAACAATGGTGGTCCTTCCCGGCGAAAGCTAA
- a CDS encoding S1C family serine protease translates to MKRAVLSAFIAVALMDTALAQADLVGKALPASPENANILSLESTPELYDMGGLGNALVTKYAGVKLADAPYVSRGRHDSEIYRLLSPSVVIVVTDTSIGSGSYIGLGDAVLTNWHVVKGFQKVGLLFKPPTEGSKPSEADFEIAQVVKIDPGHDLALLRVASAPRDTKPIVLGSEADIQVGADVHAIGHPTGEAWTYTKGFISQYRKDYEWRDEEGSHKASVIQTQTPINPGNSGGPLLSDDGKLIGVNAFKAKGEALNFAISIADVQAFLAKAGQPIPAKAPATCKSVKLYEGRDRQNTAVLVQFDTNCDGKADYSFVTPDDLTKPISTHLDINFDGKTDISVEDRNRDQKWDISFHDVDFDRKIDLVGYHPDGKLTPSRLDKYIPGTRY, encoded by the coding sequence ATGAAACGCGCCGTCTTGTCTGCCTTCATTGCCGTCGCCCTCATGGATACAGCCTTGGCCCAGGCAGACCTGGTCGGCAAGGCCCTCCCGGCCTCGCCTGAGAACGCTAACATACTCTCCCTCGAGAGCACCCCCGAACTTTATGACATGGGCGGCCTCGGCAACGCGCTCGTCACTAAATACGCGGGCGTCAAGCTCGCCGATGCGCCTTACGTCAGCCGCGGCCGGCACGATTCCGAGATCTACCGGCTGCTTTCGCCCTCGGTCGTCATCGTGGTTACCGACACCAGCATCGGTTCAGGCTCCTATATCGGGCTCGGCGACGCGGTCCTGACCAACTGGCACGTCGTGAAGGGCTTTCAGAAGGTCGGCCTCCTGTTCAAGCCGCCAACCGAGGGAAGTAAACCGTCCGAAGCTGACTTTGAGATCGCGCAAGTCGTGAAAATCGATCCGGGCCACGACCTGGCCCTCCTTCGCGTTGCTTCCGCGCCGCGCGATACAAAGCCCATCGTCCTTGGCTCCGAAGCCGACATTCAGGTCGGTGCCGACGTGCACGCTATCGGGCATCCGACCGGGGAGGCCTGGACCTACACCAAGGGGTTCATCAGCCAATACCGTAAAGATTACGAATGGCGCGACGAAGAAGGCTCGCACAAAGCAAGCGTCATCCAGACCCAGACACCCATCAATCCCGGCAATTCCGGCGGTCCGCTGCTCTCGGATGATGGCAAGCTCATCGGCGTGAACGCCTTCAAGGCCAAAGGCGAGGCGCTCAACTTCGCGATCTCCATCGCCGATGTCCAGGCCTTCCTTGCCAAGGCCGGCCAGCCAATCCCCGCGAAGGCACCGGCGACCTGCAAGTCGGTAAAACTGTATGAGGGAAGGGACCGGCAGAATACAGCTGTACTCGTGCAGTTCGATACGAACTGCGATGGCAAAGCAGACTATTCCTTTGTCACGCCGGACGACCTCACCAAGCCTATTTCTACGCATCTCGACATCAATTTCGACGGTAAAACGGATATCTCTGTCGAGGATCGCAATCGCGACCAGAAGTGGGACATCTCCTTTCACGACGTTGATTTTGACCGAAAGATTGATCTCGTTGGCTATCATCCTGATGGCAAGCTGACGCCTTCGCGCCTGGATAAGTATATCCCCGGTACCCGTTACTGA